The Symphalangus syndactylus isolate Jambi chromosome 11, NHGRI_mSymSyn1-v2.1_pri, whole genome shotgun sequence genome contains a region encoding:
- the EXOSC6 gene encoding exosome complex component MTR3 — MPGDHRRIRGPEESQSPQLYAADKEEEAPAARDPTRLRPVYARAGLLSQAKGSAYLEAGGTKVLCAVSGPRQAEGGERGGGPAGAGGEAPAALRGRLLCDFRRAPFAGRRRRAPPGGCEERELALALQEALEPAVRLGRYPRAQLEVSALLLEDGGSALAAALTAAALALADAGVEMYDLVVGCGLSLAPGPAPTWLLDPTRLEEERAAAGLTVALMPVLNQVAGLLGSGEGGLTESWAEAVRLGLEGCQRLYPVLQQSLVRAARRRGAAAQP, encoded by the coding sequence ATGCCTGGGGACCACCGCCGCATCCGCGGCCCTGAAGAATCGCAGTCGCCGCAGCTGTACGCGGCCGACAAGGAGGAGGAGGCCCCCGCCGCCCGCGACCCAACGCGGCTGCGGCCCGTGTACGCGCGCGCCGGGCTGCTGAGCCAGGCCAAGGGCTCGGCCTACCTGGAGGCGGGAGGTACTAAGGTGCTGTGTGCCGTGTCGGGCCCGCGACAGGCCGAGGGCGGCGAGCGCGGCGGCGGCCCGGCCGGAGCAGGCGGCGAGGCCCCGGCCGCGCTGCGCGGTCGCCTGCTCTGCGACTTCCGCCGCGCGCCCTTCGCGGGCCGCCGGCGCCGCGCTCCCCCGGGCGGCTGCGAGGAGCGTGAGCTGGCGCTAGCGCTGCAGGAGGCGCTGGAGCCGGCTGTGCGCCTGGGCCGCTACCCGCGCGCGCAGCTGGAGGTGTCGGCGCTGCTGCTGGAGGACGGTGGCTCGGCCCTGGCCGCGGCGCTCACCGCCGCCGCGCTCGCCTTGGCTGACGCGGGCGTGGAGATGTACGACCTGGTGGTGGGCTGCGGCCTGAGCCTCGCGCCTGGGCCCGCGCCCACCTGGTTGCTGGACCCCACGCGGCTGGAGGAAGAGCGCGCCGCCGCCGGCCTCACCGTGGCGCTCATGCCCGTGCTGAATCAGGTGGCTGGGCTGCTGGGCAGCGGCGAGGGCGGCCTGACCGAGAGCTGGGCGGAGGCCGTACGCCTGGGCCTCGAGGGCTGCCAGCGCCTCTACCCCGTGCTGCAGCAGAGTCTGGTGCGGGCCGCCCGCCGCAGGGGCGCCGCCGCCCAGCCCTGA